The following are encoded together in the Blautia obeum ATCC 29174 genome:
- the hisS gene encoding histidine--tRNA ligase: MALKKKPVTGMKDILPKEMEIRNYVMNMIRETYGKFGFSAIETPCVEHIENLSSKQGGENEKLIFKILKRGEKLKLDTAECEADLVDSGLRYDLTVPLSRYYSNNAGQLPTPFKALQMGNVWRADRPQRGRFRQFMQCDIDILGEPTYLAEIELVMATTTLLGKLDFHNFTIRINDRKILKAMAQYSGFPEGSFDTVFIILDKMDKIGLEGVAEELEKEGFSKDSIDIYLGMFKEITTDIEGVRYCKEKLSDVLDPKVAEDLETIITAVDSVKNADFKISFDPTLVRGMSYYTGPIFEIAMDEFGGSVGGGGRYDEMIGKFTGQNTSACGFSIGFERIVMLLLERGYEIPTNAAKKVYLIEKNMPADKLLPILKQAEEERKNGVQINISIMKKNKKFQKEQMTAEGYTEFVEFFNK; this comes from the coding sequence ATGGCGTTAAAGAAGAAACCGGTTACCGGTATGAAAGACATTTTACCAAAAGAGATGGAAATTCGTAATTATGTGATGAACATGATTCGTGAAACATATGGAAAATTTGGATTTTCTGCAATTGAGACACCATGTGTGGAACATATCGAAAATCTCAGCAGCAAACAGGGTGGAGAGAATGAGAAACTGATCTTCAAGATTCTGAAACGAGGAGAAAAACTGAAACTGGATACAGCAGAGTGTGAGGCTGATCTGGTTGATTCAGGCCTTCGTTATGATCTGACTGTACCGCTTTCCAGATATTATTCCAACAATGCAGGACAGCTTCCGACTCCGTTTAAGGCACTTCAGATGGGCAATGTCTGGAGAGCGGACCGTCCGCAGAGAGGCCGTTTCCGCCAGTTTATGCAGTGTGATATTGATATTCTTGGTGAGCCTACTTATCTTGCAGAAATTGAACTTGTCATGGCAACAACGACATTGCTTGGCAAACTGGATTTCCATAATTTCACGATCCGTATCAATGACCGAAAAATCCTGAAAGCTATGGCACAGTACAGTGGATTTCCGGAAGGTAGCTTTGATACAGTTTTCATCATTCTGGACAAGATGGACAAGATTGGTCTGGAAGGTGTAGCTGAAGAACTGGAAAAAGAAGGTTTCAGCAAAGACAGTATTGATATCTATCTTGGTATGTTCAAAGAAATTACAACTGATATTGAAGGCGTACGTTACTGCAAAGAAAAACTGAGTGATGTTCTGGATCCGAAAGTAGCAGAAGATCTTGAGACCATCATCACAGCAGTTGATTCTGTGAAAAATGCAGACTTTAAGATTTCCTTTGATCCGACTTTGGTTCGTGGAATGTCTTACTACACAGGTCCGATCTTTGAGATCGCAATGGATGAGTTTGGCGGTTCTGTTGGTGGCGGTGGACGTTATGATGAGATGATCGGTAAATTCACCGGACAGAATACATCTGCATGCGGATTTTCCATTGGATTTGAGAGAATCGTTATGCTGCTTCTGGAGAGAGGGTATGAAATCCCGACAAATGCAGCTAAGAAAGTGTATCTGATCGAGAAGAACATGCCGGCTGATAAACTTCTTCCGATTCTGAAACAGGCAGAAGAAGAACGTAAGAATGGTGTTCAGATCAACATTTCTATCATGAAGAAAAATAAGAAATTCCAGAAGGAACAGATGACAGCGGAAGGATATACAGAATTTGTAGAATTCTTTAATAAATAA
- the aspS gene encoding aspartate--tRNA ligase produces MAESMKGLHRTCRCAEVTKDMVGSKVTLMGWVQKARNKGGLVFVDLRDRSGIMQVIFENGSIDQEGFEKAGKLRSEFVIAVTGTVENRGGAVNENLATGALELRAESLRILAESEVPPFPIEENSKTKDEIRLKYRYLDLRRPDLQRNLMMKSKVMMLTRKFFTDEGFLEVETPMLGKSTPEGARDYLVPSRIHPGSFYGLPQSPQLYKQLLMCSGYDRYIQIARCFRDEDLRADRQPEFTQIDMELSFVDVDDVIDVNERFLAYLFKEVLDVDVKLPIQRITWQEAMDRFGSDKPDMRFGMELHDVSEVVKDCGFVVFKNALEAGGSVRGINAEGQGSMPRKKIDKLVDFAKTYGAKGLAYIAIAEDGTRKSSFAKFMTEEEMDALVQAMEGKPGDLLLFAADKNKVVYDVLGALRVELAKQMDLLDKNEYRFVWVTEFPLLEWSEEENRYTAMHHPFTMLMEEDIPLIESGDLGKIRAKAYDIVLNGNEIGGGSVRIHQNDIQEKMFEMLGFTKDAAYKQFGFLLNAFKYGVPPHAGLAYGLDRLVMLMAKVDSIRDVIAFPKVKDASCLMTESPSVVSEQQLEELGLETAKEETTEE; encoded by the coding sequence ATGGCTGAAAGTATGAAAGGTCTGCACAGGACATGCCGATGTGCAGAAGTAACAAAGGATATGGTCGGCAGCAAAGTAACCCTGATGGGATGGGTGCAGAAGGCACGTAACAAAGGAGGTCTTGTCTTTGTTGATCTTCGTGACCGTTCCGGTATCATGCAGGTGATCTTTGAAAATGGCAGCATTGACCAGGAAGGTTTTGAAAAAGCAGGCAAACTGAGAAGTGAGTTTGTAATCGCAGTTACCGGTACAGTTGAGAATCGCGGTGGTGCTGTAAATGAAAATCTTGCTACAGGTGCACTGGAACTCCGTGCAGAATCTTTAAGAATTCTCGCAGAGTCTGAGGTTCCGCCTTTCCCGATCGAAGAGAACAGCAAGACAAAAGATGAAATTCGTCTGAAATACCGTTACCTTGACCTGAGAAGACCGGACCTTCAGAGAAATTTGATGATGAAGAGCAAAGTAATGATGCTTACCCGTAAATTCTTCACAGATGAAGGATTCCTGGAAGTTGAGACACCAATGCTTGGTAAGAGTACACCGGAAGGTGCGAGAGATTATCTTGTTCCGTCCAGAATTCACCCAGGTTCTTTCTACGGCCTTCCACAGTCTCCGCAGCTGTACAAACAGCTTCTGATGTGCTCCGGATATGACCGTTACATTCAGATCGCACGTTGTTTCCGTGATGAGGACCTTCGTGCAGATCGTCAGCCGGAATTTACACAGATCGATATGGAGCTTTCCTTTGTAGACGTAGACGATGTTATCGATGTAAATGAGCGATTCCTTGCTTATCTGTTTAAAGAAGTTCTGGATGTGGATGTCAAGCTTCCAATTCAGAGAATTACATGGCAGGAAGCTATGGACCGTTTCGGTTCTGACAAACCGGATATGCGTTTTGGTATGGAACTGCATGATGTAAGTGAAGTAGTGAAAGATTGCGGATTCGTAGTATTCAAGAATGCACTGGAGGCTGGTGGAAGTGTCCGTGGTATCAATGCAGAAGGCCAGGGAAGCATGCCTCGTAAGAAGATTGACAAGCTTGTTGATTTCGCCAAGACTTATGGTGCAAAAGGTCTTGCTTACATCGCTATTGCAGAAGATGGTACACGCAAATCTTCCTTTGCTAAATTCATGACAGAAGAAGAGATGGATGCTCTGGTTCAGGCGATGGAAGGTAAACCGGGAGATCTGCTTCTCTTTGCAGCAGACAAGAACAAAGTTGTATATGATGTTCTTGGTGCTCTTCGTGTAGAACTTGCAAAACAGATGGATCTTCTTGACAAAAACGAATATCGTTTCGTATGGGTAACAGAGTTCCCGCTTCTTGAATGGAGTGAAGAAGAAAACCGCTATACAGCAATGCATCATCCATTTACGATGTTGATGGAAGAGGATATCCCACTGATCGAGAGTGGAGATCTTGGAAAAATCCGTGCAAAAGCTTATGATATCGTATTGAACGGTAATGAGATCGGTGGAGGTAGTGTTCGAATCCATCAGAATGATATTCAGGAAAAAATGTTTGAGATGCTTGGATTTACGAAAGATGCAGCTTACAAACAGTTTGGTTTCCTTCTGAATGCATTCAAATATGGAGTTCCGCCTCACGCTGGACTGGCATATGGACTTGACCGTCTGGTTATGCTGATGGCAAAAGTTGACAGTATTCGTGATGTCATTGCATTCCCGAAGGTAAAAGATGCCTCCTGTCTGATGACAGAATCACCGAGTGTGGTAAGCGAACAGCAGCTTGAGGAACTTGGGCTTGAAACAGCTAAAGAAGAAACAACAGAAGAATAA
- a CDS encoding efflux RND transporter periplasmic adaptor subunit: MKKRILILLGILIIGGGAAAGVCWKMGVFGQQETSGDSVYVTKISDLTGQTSGVSNRYAGVVEPQETVSVELESGRTVKEVQVKTGDQVKKGQLLFEYDLSSIQESLEEAQLDLDRLKNEASSLNERIATLEKEKKKASQDNQLSYTIEIETNKMNLKKNEYSQKSKQAEIDKLQSATGNTEVRSSIDGVIQKIDTSKLTTEDNSSVDDTDSGDSSSDDSSSGGSNAFITILSTGAYRIKGTVNELNVNSIVEGEPVIIRSRVDDSQTWKGTMGTIDKDSASSGNNNNSFYGMTDSSDSQTSTSTYPFYVNLDSSDGLMLGQHVYIEMDEGQESQKTGIWLSEVYIVDADTDSPYVWAADKKGKLEKRSVILGQHDEELGEYEIADGLSKDDCIAYPSDILEEGMSTTTNIEDAMDTGNIDMQPLDDSSFSEDPLPDTADTEGVSEYEMSDDGTVVDDPEAVDDSIVDDSSSDESMNMTDGSSDSGEILDDNLMPVEEDTEEAQ; the protein is encoded by the coding sequence ATGAAAAAACGTATTTTAATCCTTCTCGGGATATTGATAATTGGTGGCGGCGCTGCTGCAGGAGTATGTTGGAAAATGGGCGTATTTGGTCAGCAGGAGACAAGTGGAGATTCTGTATATGTAACCAAAATAAGCGATCTTACCGGACAGACATCAGGAGTTTCCAACCGCTATGCAGGAGTAGTTGAGCCTCAGGAGACTGTTTCTGTAGAACTGGAGAGTGGACGGACAGTAAAAGAAGTCCAGGTTAAGACCGGTGATCAGGTCAAGAAAGGGCAGCTTTTGTTTGAATATGATCTGAGCAGCATTCAGGAGAGCCTGGAAGAAGCACAGCTTGACCTTGACCGCCTGAAAAATGAGGCAAGCAGTCTGAACGAGCGGATTGCCACGCTTGAAAAAGAAAAGAAAAAAGCAAGTCAGGATAATCAGCTTTCTTATACGATTGAGATTGAGACAAACAAAATGAATCTCAAGAAAAATGAATACAGTCAGAAAAGCAAGCAGGCTGAGATTGACAAACTCCAAAGCGCGACCGGCAATACAGAAGTCCGGAGTTCAATTGATGGTGTTATCCAGAAAATCGATACATCGAAGCTGACAACAGAGGATAACAGCAGCGTGGATGATACAGATTCAGGAGATTCTTCTTCTGATGATAGCAGCAGCGGGGGCAGCAATGCATTTATTACAATTCTGAGTACAGGTGCTTACCGTATAAAAGGTACAGTCAATGAATTAAATGTAAACAGCATTGTTGAGGGCGAACCGGTAATCATTCGATCTCGTGTGGATGACAGTCAGACCTGGAAGGGGACCATGGGAACGATTGATAAGGACAGTGCATCTTCCGGCAATAATAACAATTCTTTTTACGGAATGACGGACAGCAGTGATTCTCAGACGAGTACCAGTACTTATCCGTTTTATGTAAATCTCGATTCATCAGACGGGCTGATGCTTGGCCAGCATGTTTATATTGAGATGGATGAAGGACAGGAAAGTCAAAAGACAGGAATCTGGTTAAGTGAGGTTTATATTGTTGATGCAGATACAGACAGTCCGTATGTGTGGGCAGCAGATAAGAAGGGCAAACTGGAGAAACGTAGTGTGATTCTGGGACAGCATGATGAAGAACTTGGAGAATATGAGATTGCAGATGGTCTTTCCAAGGATGACTGTATAGCATATCCGTCTGATATACTTGAGGAGGGAATGTCTACGACGACTAATATAGAAGATGCAATGGATACAGGCAACATAGATATGCAGCCGCTGGATGATAGCAGCTTCAGTGAAGATCCTCTTCCGGATACGGCTGATACAGAGGGTGTCAGTGAATATGAAATGAGCGATGACGGAACCGTTGTTGATGATCCGGAAGCAGTTGATGACAGCATTGTGGATGACAGTTCATCGGATGAATCAATGAATATGACAGACGGAAGTTCCGATTCAGGTGAGATACTGGATGATAATCTTATGCCGGTAGAGGAGGATACGGAGGAAGCACAATGA
- a CDS encoding ABC transporter ATP-binding protein produces MILELKGIFKNYQQGKMSVPVLKDVNFSMEEGEYVAIMGPSGSGKTTLMNIIGCLDKPTEGKFFLDGQDILNCSENDMSDIRLNKIGFVFQSFHLLPRQSALANVELPLNYAKVPKKERRERAMKALERVGLADRVDFQPNQLSGGQMQRVAIARAIVNNPKLLLADEPTGALDSKSGAQVMELFQKLNDEGVTVLMITHDPDIAAHAKRVVMIRDGELKEKEVK; encoded by the coding sequence ATGATTTTGGAATTAAAGGGAATCTTTAAGAACTATCAGCAGGGAAAGATGAGTGTGCCGGTTCTGAAGGACGTTAATTTTTCCATGGAAGAGGGAGAATATGTGGCAATCATGGGACCATCCGGATCAGGAAAAACAACACTCATGAATATTATAGGATGCCTGGATAAGCCGACAGAAGGGAAATTTTTTCTGGATGGACAGGACATTCTCAACTGTTCAGAAAATGATATGTCAGATATCCGACTTAATAAGATCGGATTTGTATTTCAGAGTTTCCACCTTCTTCCAAGACAGTCTGCGCTTGCTAACGTAGAACTTCCATTGAATTATGCCAAAGTCCCGAAGAAAGAAAGACGGGAGCGGGCAATGAAGGCACTGGAAAGAGTAGGACTTGCTGATCGTGTAGACTTTCAGCCGAACCAGCTTTCCGGTGGACAGATGCAGCGAGTTGCGATTGCCAGGGCAATCGTAAATAACCCCAAACTCCTTCTGGCAGATGAACCAACAGGAGCACTTGACAGTAAATCAGGTGCTCAGGTCATGGAGCTTTTCCAGAAGCTGAATGATGAGGGGGTTACAGTCCTTATGATCACTCATGATCCGGACATTGCTGCACATGCAAAGCGGGTTGTGATGATTCGCGATGGAGAGCTGAAGGAAAAAGAGGTGAAGTAG
- a CDS encoding ABC transporter permease, whose product MLENMRISIQGIWSHKMRSFLTMLGIIIGIASIIAIVSTIKGTSEQIKEDLIGAGNNTVSVSLNYGDSDYDPEYGMTDGTEPPLLSDQQKEDVMNLDHVENATFFYSRTYTSSVYYENTSFQGGSIYGIDMNYLDTCGYMVRSGRGFIQKDYDEMRKVVLVDSNAADNLFAGKDPVGKTIEIGSEPFTVIGVVEQNDDYQPNIKTIDEYNQYYQMIMGTVMIPNKCWPMAFKFDEPENAVIRADSTDNMSSAGNAAADIMNQGINTNTSKYKYKADDVMQQVKNLQKLSESTNTQLIWIASISLLVGGIGVMNIMLVSVTERTSEIGLKKAIGARKKVILFQFLTEASMLTSIGGVIGVIVGIALSKVVSELSGAPTAISIPAIIGSVLFSTLIGVIFGLLPSVKAADLNPIDALRSE is encoded by the coding sequence ATGCTTGAAAATATGAGGATATCCATTCAGGGAATCTGGTCTCATAAAATGCGATCTTTTCTGACTATGCTGGGTATCATTATTGGTATTGCATCGATCATTGCGATCGTGTCTACGATCAAGGGAACAAGTGAACAGATCAAAGAAGACCTGATCGGTGCGGGAAATAATACAGTTTCTGTGAGTCTGAATTATGGTGACAGTGATTATGATCCGGAGTATGGAATGACCGATGGTACGGAACCGCCGCTTCTCTCAGATCAGCAGAAAGAAGATGTTATGAATCTGGATCATGTGGAGAATGCGACATTCTTTTACAGCCGTACATATACCAGCAGCGTATATTATGAAAATACCAGTTTTCAGGGTGGAAGTATTTATGGAATTGATATGAATTATCTGGATACCTGTGGATATATGGTAAGATCCGGCCGTGGTTTTATACAGAAGGATTATGATGAGATGCGAAAGGTTGTACTGGTAGACAGCAATGCGGCAGATAATCTCTTTGCAGGAAAAGATCCTGTTGGAAAAACAATAGAGATTGGATCCGAACCGTTTACCGTTATTGGTGTGGTAGAACAGAATGATGATTATCAGCCAAATATCAAAACCATTGATGAGTACAATCAATATTATCAGATGATCATGGGAACAGTCATGATTCCGAATAAATGCTGGCCCATGGCATTTAAGTTTGATGAACCTGAGAATGCCGTGATCCGAGCAGATTCAACGGATAATATGAGTTCCGCCGGAAATGCAGCAGCGGATATTATGAATCAGGGAATCAACACCAATACATCCAAGTACAAATATAAAGCGGATGATGTAATGCAGCAGGTCAAGAACTTGCAGAAACTCAGTGAGAGCACCAATACACAGCTGATCTGGATTGCAAGTATTTCATTGTTGGTCGGAGGTATCGGCGTTATGAATATCATGTTGGTATCCGTCACTGAACGAACCAGTGAAATTGGTCTGAAAAAAGCAATCGGTGCACGAAAGAAAGTGATTCTGTTTCAGTTTTTGACAGAAGCCTCCATGCTGACAAGCATTGGAGGAGTGATCGGAGTTATTGTTGGAATTGCACTTTCCAAAGTGGTATCGGAACTGTCGGGGGCTCCGACAGCTATCAGTATACCGGCGATCATTGGTTCCGTTCTTTTTTCCACATTGATTGGCGTGATCTTTGGATTACTTCCGTCAGTCAAGGCTGCCGATTTAAATCCGATTGATGCACTTAGAAGTGAATGA
- a CDS encoding DegV family protein produces MRKIAIVTDSNSGITQDEGRKLGISVLPMPFYINDVMYLEGITLSQEDFYERLKNDESISTSQPSPAEVCGLWDNLLEEYDEIVHIPMSSGLSASCDTATMLARDYDGRVQVVNNQRISVTQRQSVLDAIALRDAGKNAAEIKEKLEEEKMESSIYITLETLKYLKKGGRITPAAAAIGTVLNLKPVLQIQGEKLDAYAKVRGKKQAKRVMMKAMQEDWDTRFKKYVESGEMCLQIAYAGNKEEAEEFKKEVQAAFPGMDIHMDPLSLSVACHIGHGALAVACSKKVTV; encoded by the coding sequence ATGAGAAAAATTGCAATTGTAACAGACAGTAACAGTGGTATTACGCAGGATGAAGGAAGAAAACTGGGAATCTCTGTTCTGCCTATGCCTTTTTATATTAACGATGTGATGTATCTGGAAGGAATCACTCTTTCACAGGAAGATTTTTATGAACGTCTGAAAAATGATGAATCCATATCTACTTCACAGCCGAGTCCGGCTGAAGTATGTGGTTTATGGGATAATCTGCTGGAAGAGTATGATGAGATTGTACATATTCCGATGTCCAGTGGACTGAGTGCGTCCTGTGATACAGCTACCATGCTTGCCAGAGATTACGATGGCAGAGTGCAGGTTGTTAATAACCAGAGAATCTCAGTTACGCAGCGTCAGTCAGTACTTGATGCAATAGCATTAAGAGATGCAGGAAAGAATGCGGCAGAGATTAAAGAAAAACTGGAAGAAGAGAAGATGGAGTCAAGTATCTATATTACTCTGGAAACTTTGAAATATCTGAAAAAAGGTGGAAGAATCACTCCGGCTGCAGCTGCGATCGGAACGGTTCTGAATCTGAAGCCTGTTCTTCAGATCCAGGGAGAGAAGCTTGATGCATATGCAAAAGTCCGGGGTAAGAAGCAGGCAAAGAGGGTCATGATGAAAGCAATGCAGGAAGACTGGGATACACGTTTTAAGAAATATGTAGAATCCGGTGAGATGTGTCTGCAGATAGCTTATGCAGGAAACAAAGAAGAGGCCGAGGAATTCAAAAAAGAAGTTCAGGCAGCATTTCCTGGAATGGACATCCATATGGACCCACTTTCTTTAAGTGTTGCATGCCATATCGGACATGGAGCACTTGCTGTTGCATGTTCAAAGAAAGTAACTGTATAA
- the argS gene encoding arginine--tRNA ligase, with translation MKKLMELMAEELASAFEKAGYNPEYGKVTVSNRPDLCEFQCNGAMAGAKAYKKAPFMIADDVVSYLKDSQIFAMAEVVKPGFINLRVKEEFLGDYLKKMAADEKYSVKTAEKPKTIIIDYGGPNVAKPLHVGHLRSAIIGESIKRIGRFVGHKVIGDVHLGDWGLQMGLIITELKHRKPELVYFDDTYEGEYPREAPFTISELEEIYPCASGKSKEDEEYRNEALEATHQLQQGKPGYMALWNHIMQVSVTDLKRNYANLNVSFDLWKKESDAQPYIPDMVQKMKDQGFAYEDQGALVVDVKEESDTKEIPPCMLLKSDGASLYTTTDLATIVERVKLFDPDEILYVVDKRQELHFIQVFRCARKTGLVKPETKLSFLGFGTMNGKDGKPFKTREGGVMRLENLIADIDEEMFHKIVENRSVKDQDAKETAEIVGLSAIKYGDLSNQATKDYVFDIDRFTSFEGNTGPYILYTIVRIKSILNRYKEEGGNLEAGEILPAVNASQKNLMLELTKFGSTIENAFEEKAPHKICAYIYEVSNAFNSFYHETKILSEENQAQKESFLKLLGLTKDILETSIDLLGFSAPDRM, from the coding sequence ATGAAAAAACTTATGGAATTAATGGCAGAAGAACTTGCTTCTGCTTTTGAAAAAGCCGGATACAATCCGGAGTACGGTAAAGTTACCGTTTCCAACAGACCGGATTTATGTGAATTTCAGTGCAATGGAGCCATGGCAGGAGCCAAAGCATACAAGAAAGCACCATTTATGATTGCAGATGATGTAGTTTCATATCTGAAAGACAGTCAGATCTTTGCAATGGCAGAAGTTGTGAAGCCAGGATTTATCAATCTGCGGGTTAAAGAAGAATTTCTTGGTGATTACCTGAAGAAAATGGCAGCAGATGAGAAATATTCTGTAAAAACTGCTGAGAAACCGAAGACGATCATTATCGACTACGGCGGACCGAATGTTGCAAAACCACTTCATGTAGGTCATCTTCGTTCTGCGATCATTGGTGAGAGTATCAAGCGTATCGGACGTTTTGTCGGACACAAAGTGATCGGTGATGTACATCTTGGAGACTGGGGTCTGCAGATGGGACTGATCATTACAGAACTGAAACACCGCAAGCCGGAACTGGTTTATTTTGACGATACTTACGAAGGAGAATATCCGAGGGAAGCACCGTTTACCATCAGCGAACTTGAGGAAATCTATCCATGTGCAAGTGGTAAATCCAAAGAAGACGAAGAATACCGTAATGAAGCTCTTGAAGCAACACATCAGCTTCAGCAGGGTAAACCTGGATATATGGCTCTCTGGAATCACATCATGCAGGTTTCTGTTACAGACCTCAAGAGAAACTATGCAAACCTGAATGTTTCCTTTGATCTGTGGAAAAAGGAATCTGATGCACAGCCGTATATTCCGGATATGGTTCAGAAAATGAAAGACCAGGGATTTGCATATGAAGATCAGGGAGCACTGGTAGTAGATGTCAAAGAAGAATCTGATACCAAAGAAATTCCGCCATGTATGTTGTTGAAATCAGACGGAGCTTCTCTGTATACCACAACAGATCTTGCAACGATCGTAGAGCGTGTCAAACTCTTTGATCCGGATGAAATTCTTTATGTAGTAGACAAGCGTCAGGAACTTCATTTCATTCAGGTATTCCGCTGTGCAAGAAAGACCGGACTTGTAAAACCGGAGACGAAACTTTCTTTCCTTGGATTTGGTACCATGAATGGAAAAGACGGAAAACCGTTCAAAACAAGAGAGGGCGGTGTTATGCGTCTGGAAAATCTCATCGCAGATATTGACGAAGAGATGTTCCATAAGATTGTCGAGAACAGAAGTGTCAAAGATCAGGATGCAAAAGAAACAGCGGAGATTGTAGGACTTTCTGCAATCAAATATGGTGACCTGTCCAATCAGGCAACCAAAGATTATGTGTTTGATATTGATCGTTTCACTTCCTTCGAAGGAAATACAGGTCCGTATATCCTGTATACGATCGTTCGTATCAAATCCATTCTCAATCGTTATAAAGAAGAAGGTGGAAACCTTGAAGCAGGAGAAATCCTTCCGGCTGTCAATGCAAGCCAGAAGAACCTTATGCTGGAGCTGACAAAATTCGGAAGTACCATTGAGAATGCTTTCGAAGAAAAAGCACCGCATAAGATTTGTGCATACATTTATGAAGTATCCAATGCATTCAACAGTTTTTACCATGAGACTAAGATTCTCAGCGAAGAAAACCAGGCACAGAAAGAATCTTTCCTGAAACTTCTCGGTCTTACAAAAGATATACTTGAAACAAGCATCGACCTTCTTGGTTTCTCAGCACCGGATCGTATGTGA
- a CDS encoding protein kinase domain-containing protein → MKGAINIDLTGIILKGRYCIVEQIGRGGEGSMYLARDLELGIFRAVKELPASSRREAGLLRLLEHPCLPKMIDYAERGNFCYIIMEYIHGRSLEEYMREGYVFSIEEILCIGDVTLQVLEYFHSRKPAVFYGDLKPANIMMTDQKRLYLVDFGSAVFSYSASYKETKGTRGYAAPEQLQGKISAASDFYALGKTMEVLCGKKKFRYFLKCPALGKFIFRCCRTEPEKRWQGTAEARNELCKIHPLNLRLKAVLFPLAVALVVFVAVLGSGLDREKLPELSQMLTPVTAQYFTMEYQTGSAIWKEKIHVHIEKELQNLQKVYQKTQDQIRILELLAWNGQLADKADHAEIYYRQLLTYEPEYSKGYLEYGLFLCRQGRYQESRAVYRQWKNRAEEKRMQIADAFAEEWQEWKKEAGIILGRTKQSFLEGAF, encoded by the coding sequence GTGAAAGGAGCGATCAATATCGATCTAACAGGAATCATACTGAAAGGACGCTACTGCATCGTTGAACAGATTGGCAGGGGCGGCGAAGGTTCCATGTATCTGGCACGTGATCTGGAACTTGGTATTTTTCGTGCGGTGAAAGAGCTGCCTGCCAGCAGCAGAAGAGAGGCCGGACTGCTCAGACTTCTTGAACATCCCTGTCTGCCAAAGATGATCGATTACGCAGAGAGGGGTAACTTTTGTTACATCATCATGGAATATATACATGGCAGATCTCTGGAAGAGTATATGCGGGAAGGATATGTTTTTTCCATAGAGGAGATACTGTGCATAGGTGATGTGACCTTGCAGGTACTGGAATATTTTCATTCCAGGAAACCGGCAGTTTTTTATGGGGATCTGAAGCCGGCAAATATAATGATGACAGATCAGAAACGCCTTTATCTGGTAGATTTTGGAAGTGCGGTTTTTTCATATAGTGCTTCTTATAAAGAAACAAAGGGAACAAGAGGATATGCTGCCCCTGAACAGCTGCAAGGAAAGATAAGTGCAGCCAGCGATTTTTATGCACTTGGAAAAACAATGGAAGTGCTTTGTGGCAAAAAAAAATTCCGGTATTTTTTGAAATGTCCTGCTTTGGGGAAATTTATTTTCAGATGTTGCCGTACAGAGCCGGAGAAGCGCTGGCAGGGTACCGCGGAGGCAAGAAATGAATTATGTAAAATTCATCCGCTGAATTTGCGGCTGAAAGCTGTACTTTTCCCGCTGGCGGTAGCTTTGGTGGTGTTTGTGGCTGTTCTGGGTTCAGGATTAGACAGAGAAAAACTGCCAGAGCTGTCGCAGATGCTGACACCGGTGACCGCGCAGTATTTTACCATGGAATATCAGACTGGTTCTGCAATATGGAAAGAGAAAATACATGTTCACATAGAAAAAGAGCTGCAGAATTTGCAAAAAGTTTATCAGAAGACACAGGATCAGATTCGAATTCTGGAACTGCTTGCGTGGAACGGGCAGCTGGCAGACAAAGCAGATCATGCAGAAATCTACTATCGGCAACTGTTAACATATGAGCCGGAGTATAGTAAGGGCTATCTGGAATATGGATTATTTTTGTGCAGACAGGGCAGATATCAGGAAAGCAGAGCAGTATACAGACAGTGGAAAAACAGGGCAGAAGAAAAAAGAATGCAGATAGCAGATGCATTTGCTGAAGAATGGCAGGAATGGAAGAAGGAGGCAGGAATTATTCTTGGAAGGACGAAACAATCTTTTTTGGAAGGTGCTTTTTAG